The Castanea sativa cultivar Marrone di Chiusa Pesio chromosome 11, ASM4071231v1 genome contains a region encoding:
- the LOC142617260 gene encoding protein NOI4-like, with protein sequence MAEKDRPLPKFGEWDVNDPASAEGFTVIFNKARDERKTGGQPGSPPKDDSKYKHRAVLGKPNSQKKWCCCIQSAYAES encoded by the exons ATGGCG GAAAAGGATAGACCATTGCCAAAGTTTGGTGAATGGGATGTCAACGACCCAGCCTCAGCTGAGGGGTTCACAGTAATCTTCAACAAGGCTCGGGATGAGAGAAAGACAGGTGGACAGCCTGGCTCACCACCAAAGGATGACTCAAAATATAAGCACAGAGCAGTTCTTGGAAAGCCTAACTCT CAGAAGAAATGGTGTTGTTGCATACAATCTGCTTATGCAGAATCATGA